One part of the Scatophagus argus isolate fScaArg1 chromosome 12, fScaArg1.pri, whole genome shotgun sequence genome encodes these proteins:
- the LOC124068454 gene encoding alcohol dehydrogenase class-3-like isoform X2, whose protein sequence is MTTAGQVIKCKAAVAWGPGRPLSVEDVEVAPPKTHEVRIKIVAAGVCHTDREYLYETEKGMRFRPFPLVLGHEAAGVVESVGPEVTKFSPGDKVIPLFLPQCGECERCLSPKTNHCRKNWANTQAGVLADGTSRISCKGQQVYQFLGVSSFSQYTVVPDTSLAKIRSDAPLNKVFLLGCGVSTGYGAALNAGKVEKDSLCVVFGLGAVGLAAIMGCKAAGAKTIIGVDVNPDKFEKAKLFGATECVNPKDHTKPIQEVLVEMTGGGVDYALECVGSPVVMSAALESTRDAWGVCVIAGWTETKKMSVMVEKILMGRTLKGTYFGGWKSVEDVPKLVDTYMDNKLKLDEFITHNRSLHQINEAFDILQSGKSIRTLISLWQGGST, encoded by the exons atgacaacagctggtcag GTGATCAAATGCAAGGCAGCTGTTGCGTGGGGTCCAGGGAGACCTCTCTCTGTTGAAGATGTGGAGGTGGCCCCGCCTAAGACCCATGAAGTTCGCATCAAG ATTGTTGCCGCAGGCGTGTGCCACACGGACCGTGAGTACTTGTATGAGACTGAAAAGGGGATGAGGTTCAGACCTTTCCCGTTGGTTCTTGGCCATGAAGCAGCAGGTGTAGTGGAGAGTGTTGGTCCAGAAGTCACCAAATTCTCACCAG gtGATAAAGTCATCCCTCTTTTTCTGCCACAGTGTGGGGAATGTGAACGATGTCTAAGTCCTAAGACAAATCATTGCAGAAAGAACTG GGCAAATACACAAGCTGGTGTGTTGGCTGACGGCACAAGCAGGATATCTTGTAAGGGGCAGCAGGTATACCAGTTCCTGGGTGTCAGTTCCTTCTCCCAGTACACTGTGGTCCCTGATACCTCACTTGCAAAAATAAGAAGTGATGCCCCACTGAACAAAGTGTTTCTGCTAGGCTGTGGTGTGTCCACTGGTTATGGTGCTGCTCTTAATGCAGGGAAG GTTGAAAAAGATTCCTTGTGTGTCGTCTTTGGGCTTGGAGCGGTCGGACTGGCTGCTATTATGGGCTGCAAGGCTGCTGGGGCGAAAACAATCATCGGGGTCGATGTCAACCCTGACAAGTTTGAGAAAGCCAAATTGTTTGGAGCCACTGAATGTGTCAACCCCAAAGATCATACCAAACCCATCCAGGAGGTTTTGGTGGAGATGACAGGCGGAGGAGTGGACTACGCTCTGGAGTGTGTTGGAAGTCCAGTTGTCATG AGTGCTGCACTTGAGTCTACAAGAGATGcctggggtgtgtgtgtcattgcTGGGTGGAcggagacaaagaaaatgagcGTAATGGTTGAAAAGATCCTGATGGGACGCACCTTGAAGGGGACTTATTTTGGAG GTTGGAAGAGTGTTGAGGATGTGCCTAAACTGGTGGACACCTACATGGATAATAAGCTGAAGCTCGATGAATTTATCACCCACAACCGCTCACTGCATCAAATCAATGAAGcctttgacattttgcaaagtGGGAAAAG CATCCGTACTTTAATCAGTCTGTGGCAAGGAGGATCAACCTGA
- the LOC124068454 gene encoding alcohol dehydrogenase class-3-like isoform X1, with the protein MGTSPSFHRLRERATKMANALSFSKSLQTSQLAPISSQVIKCKAAVAWGPGRPLSVEDVEVAPPKTHEVRIKIVAAGVCHTDREYLYETEKGMRFRPFPLVLGHEAAGVVESVGPEVTKFSPGDKVIPLFLPQCGECERCLSPKTNHCRKNWANTQAGVLADGTSRISCKGQQVYQFLGVSSFSQYTVVPDTSLAKIRSDAPLNKVFLLGCGVSTGYGAALNAGKVEKDSLCVVFGLGAVGLAAIMGCKAAGAKTIIGVDVNPDKFEKAKLFGATECVNPKDHTKPIQEVLVEMTGGGVDYALECVGSPVVMSAALESTRDAWGVCVIAGWTETKKMSVMVEKILMGRTLKGTYFGGWKSVEDVPKLVDTYMDNKLKLDEFITHNRSLHQINEAFDILQSGKSIRTLISLWQGGST; encoded by the exons ATGGGGACTAGTCCGTCATTCCACAGACTGCGGGAACGCGCAACCAAAATGGCAAATGCCTTGTCATTTTCAAAGAGTTTACAAACATCGCAACTCGCACCCATTTCCTCTCAGGTGATCAAATGCAAGGCAGCTGTTGCGTGGGGTCCAGGGAGACCTCTCTCTGTTGAAGATGTGGAGGTGGCCCCGCCTAAGACCCATGAAGTTCGCATCAAG ATTGTTGCCGCAGGCGTGTGCCACACGGACCGTGAGTACTTGTATGAGACTGAAAAGGGGATGAGGTTCAGACCTTTCCCGTTGGTTCTTGGCCATGAAGCAGCAGGTGTAGTGGAGAGTGTTGGTCCAGAAGTCACCAAATTCTCACCAG gtGATAAAGTCATCCCTCTTTTTCTGCCACAGTGTGGGGAATGTGAACGATGTCTAAGTCCTAAGACAAATCATTGCAGAAAGAACTG GGCAAATACACAAGCTGGTGTGTTGGCTGACGGCACAAGCAGGATATCTTGTAAGGGGCAGCAGGTATACCAGTTCCTGGGTGTCAGTTCCTTCTCCCAGTACACTGTGGTCCCTGATACCTCACTTGCAAAAATAAGAAGTGATGCCCCACTGAACAAAGTGTTTCTGCTAGGCTGTGGTGTGTCCACTGGTTATGGTGCTGCTCTTAATGCAGGGAAG GTTGAAAAAGATTCCTTGTGTGTCGTCTTTGGGCTTGGAGCGGTCGGACTGGCTGCTATTATGGGCTGCAAGGCTGCTGGGGCGAAAACAATCATCGGGGTCGATGTCAACCCTGACAAGTTTGAGAAAGCCAAATTGTTTGGAGCCACTGAATGTGTCAACCCCAAAGATCATACCAAACCCATCCAGGAGGTTTTGGTGGAGATGACAGGCGGAGGAGTGGACTACGCTCTGGAGTGTGTTGGAAGTCCAGTTGTCATG AGTGCTGCACTTGAGTCTACAAGAGATGcctggggtgtgtgtgtcattgcTGGGTGGAcggagacaaagaaaatgagcGTAATGGTTGAAAAGATCCTGATGGGACGCACCTTGAAGGGGACTTATTTTGGAG GTTGGAAGAGTGTTGAGGATGTGCCTAAACTGGTGGACACCTACATGGATAATAAGCTGAAGCTCGATGAATTTATCACCCACAACCGCTCACTGCATCAAATCAATGAAGcctttgacattttgcaaagtGGGAAAAG CATCCGTACTTTAATCAGTCTGTGGCAAGGAGGATCAACCTGA